The following proteins come from a genomic window of Pseudomonas sp. WJP1:
- a CDS encoding alginate O-acetyltransferase AlgF, with product MTFKTTPRRLAKTFALVAGMSVLSMQAFAAGDAALYGPTAPKGSSFVRIYNASNAEVSATVGSTNLSDVAPLSSSDFSFMPGGDYSAKVGSQTLPVKLAGDHYYTLVNNASGAPQLIEEPPFKNKQKSLVRVQNLSDKALTLKTADGKTDVVPNVAAKGRGEREINPVKVSLALYDGATKVGDVKPVALERGEAAVLYVTGSGSSLSPVWVKRPVSTR from the coding sequence ATGACTTTCAAGACTACTCCTCGTCGTCTCGCCAAGACTTTTGCTCTGGTTGCTGGTATGAGCGTGCTTTCGATGCAAGCGTTCGCCGCTGGCGACGCCGCGCTGTATGGCCCGACCGCGCCGAAAGGCTCGTCCTTCGTGCGCATCTATAACGCCAGCAACGCCGAAGTCAGCGCCACCGTCGGCAGCACCAACCTGAGCGATGTCGCGCCGTTGTCCAGCAGCGACTTCAGCTTCATGCCGGGCGGTGACTACAGCGCCAAGGTCGGCAGCCAGACCCTGCCGGTGAAACTGGCCGGCGACCACTATTACACGCTGGTCAACAACGCCAGCGGCGCGCCGCAACTGATTGAAGAGCCACCGTTCAAGAACAAGCAGAAATCCCTGGTACGCGTGCAGAACCTCAGCGACAAGGCGCTGACCCTGAAAACCGCCGACGGCAAGACCGACGTGGTGCCGAACGTGGCCGCCAAGGGCCGTGGCGAGCGTGAAATCAACCCGGTGAAAGTCAGCCTCGCGCTATACGATGGTGCAACGAAAGTCGGCGACGTGAAGCCAGTCGCCCTGGAACGCGGTGAAGCTGCGGTGCTGTACGTCACCGGCAGCGGCAGCAGCCTGTCGCCGGTCTGGGTAAAACGCCCGGTGTCGACGCGCTAA
- a CDS encoding alginate O-acetyltransferase, protein MTRSLRIFYIALFLMTLLALGLWSVRSFLGFSTNADATVLNGRWTKAVETHYDDEFPIKRLGTNLWAALDFKLFNEGRPGVVLGRDQWLYSDEEFHPVVNEELNLQGNYALVEGVRQTLKDKGVKLVMAVVPAKVRLYPEHLGEAKPASIHANLYQDFHKRLAADRILAPDLLGPLQAAKNDGKQVFLRTDTHWTPEGAEIAANRLAKTIADKYPLSGDPQDFVTEPAEKITHKGDLRLFLPLDPLFENLMPAQEPLQKRNTVAAEGQPAGDDALFANTEVPVALIGTSYSANPNWNFVGALKQALRSDVVSYAEDGHGPILPMLSYLKSDAFKNSPPQVLIWEFPERYLPVNNEIGDADPQWVAELKQAGARQQNVAINAKSETPDRAQN, encoded by the coding sequence ATGACCCGCTCATTACGCATCTTCTACATCGCCCTGTTCCTGATGACGCTGCTGGCCCTGGGCCTGTGGTCGGTTCGCAGCTTCCTGGGCTTCAGCACCAACGCCGATGCGACGGTGCTCAACGGCCGCTGGACCAAAGCCGTGGAGACGCACTACGACGACGAGTTCCCGATCAAGCGCCTGGGTACCAACCTCTGGGCCGCGCTGGACTTCAAGTTGTTCAACGAGGGTCGTCCGGGCGTTGTCCTCGGTCGCGACCAGTGGCTGTACAGCGATGAAGAATTCCATCCGGTCGTCAACGAAGAGCTGAACCTGCAGGGCAACTACGCCCTGGTCGAAGGCGTGCGCCAGACCCTGAAAGACAAAGGCGTGAAACTGGTGATGGCGGTGGTTCCGGCCAAGGTGCGCCTGTACCCGGAACACCTGGGTGAGGCGAAACCGGCCAGCATCCACGCCAACCTCTACCAGGACTTCCACAAGCGCCTGGCCGCCGACCGCATCCTAGCCCCTGATTTGCTGGGCCCCTTGCAAGCGGCCAAAAACGACGGCAAGCAAGTGTTCCTGCGTACCGACACCCACTGGACCCCGGAAGGCGCCGAGATCGCCGCCAACCGCCTGGCCAAGACCATTGCCGACAAGTACCCGCTGAGCGGCGATCCGCAAGACTTCGTCACCGAGCCTGCGGAAAAAATCACCCACAAGGGCGACCTGCGTCTGTTCCTTCCACTGGACCCGCTGTTCGAAAATCTGATGCCGGCACAAGAGCCTCTGCAGAAGCGCAACACGGTTGCCGCTGAAGGCCAGCCGGCCGGCGACGACGCACTGTTCGCCAACACCGAAGTACCGGTTGCGCTGATCGGCACCAGCTACAGCGCCAACCCGAACTGGAACTTCGTCGGCGCGCTGAAACAAGCCCTGCGCAGCGACGTGGTCAGTTACGCCGAAGACGGCCACGGCCCGATCCTGCCGATGCTCAGCTACCTCAAAAGCGACGCTTTCAAGAACAGCCCGCCACAAGTGCTGATCTGGGAGTTTCCGGAACGCTATCTGCCTGTGAACAACGAAATCGGCGACGCCGACCCGCAGTGGGTCGCAGAGCTTAAACAAGCCGGCGCCCGCCAACAAAACGTAGCCATTAACGCTAAATCCGAGACGCCCGACCGGGCGCAAAACTGA